One Hippoglossus hippoglossus isolate fHipHip1 chromosome 5, fHipHip1.pri, whole genome shotgun sequence genomic window carries:
- the sdc4 gene encoding syndecan-4 isoform X1 yields MLRLLLLFLLSASVCTESQVRETETWMPMKTTQTVAMSTHSDGLEASGDAQNGSDFGFTDDEDDEDDEDLTYEYDESSGSGDGAATVSPERDSEPSVKPDANDNKIPEAELPVRPTVNEVEQDSNEIPLVRKDPETSEEYPSNVLMAHASDDSIFNKTEVLAAVIAGCAVGLMFAVLLILLLIYRMKKKDEGSYDLGKKPIYKKAPTTEIYA; encoded by the exons CAGGTCAGGGAGACTGAGACGTGGATGCCCATGAAGACCACACAGACCGTCGCCATGTCGACACACAGCGACGGCCTGGAGGCATCGGGAGACGCCCAGAACGGCTCCGACTTCGGCTTCACGGACGACGAGGACGACGAGGACGACGAGGACCTGACGTACGAGTACGATGAGTCCTCTGGCTCAGGAGACGGAG CAGCGACTGTGTCACCTGAGCGAGACTCCGAACCATCAGTCAAG ccCGACGCCAACGACAACAAGATCCCAGAGGCGGAGCTGCCGGTGCGACCGACTGTCAACGAGGTGGAACAGGACAGCAACGAAATCCCACTGGTGAGGAAGGACCCCGAGACGAGCGAGGAGTACCCATCCAACGTCCTCATGGCCCACGCCAGTGATGACAGCATCTTCAACAAGACCGAGGTCCTCGCAG CTGTGATCGCAGGCTGCGCCGTGGGCCTGATGTTCGCCgtgctcctcatcctcctcctcatctaccGCATGAAGAAGAAGGACGAGGGCAGCTACGACCTGGGGAAGAAGCCCATCTACAAGAAGGCCCCCACCACAGAGATCTACGCATAG
- the sdc4 gene encoding syndecan-4 isoform X2 produces the protein MLRLLLLFLLSASVCTESVRETETWMPMKTTQTVAMSTHSDGLEASGDAQNGSDFGFTDDEDDEDDEDLTYEYDESSGSGDGAATVSPERDSEPSVKPDANDNKIPEAELPVRPTVNEVEQDSNEIPLVRKDPETSEEYPSNVLMAHASDDSIFNKTEVLAAVIAGCAVGLMFAVLLILLLIYRMKKKDEGSYDLGKKPIYKKAPTTEIYA, from the exons GTCAGGGAGACTGAGACGTGGATGCCCATGAAGACCACACAGACCGTCGCCATGTCGACACACAGCGACGGCCTGGAGGCATCGGGAGACGCCCAGAACGGCTCCGACTTCGGCTTCACGGACGACGAGGACGACGAGGACGACGAGGACCTGACGTACGAGTACGATGAGTCCTCTGGCTCAGGAGACGGAG CAGCGACTGTGTCACCTGAGCGAGACTCCGAACCATCAGTCAAG ccCGACGCCAACGACAACAAGATCCCAGAGGCGGAGCTGCCGGTGCGACCGACTGTCAACGAGGTGGAACAGGACAGCAACGAAATCCCACTGGTGAGGAAGGACCCCGAGACGAGCGAGGAGTACCCATCCAACGTCCTCATGGCCCACGCCAGTGATGACAGCATCTTCAACAAGACCGAGGTCCTCGCAG CTGTGATCGCAGGCTGCGCCGTGGGCCTGATGTTCGCCgtgctcctcatcctcctcctcatctaccGCATGAAGAAGAAGGACGAGGGCAGCTACGACCTGGGGAAGAAGCCCATCTACAAGAAGGCCCCCACCACAGAGATCTACGCATAG